In Asanoa sp. WMMD1127, one genomic interval encodes:
- the hpnH gene encoding adenosyl-hopene transferase HpnH, with protein sequence MGMPFRQSVRLGRYLLKQKLLRKEKFPLLVELEPLFACNLKCAGCGKIEQPAALLKKRMPVEQAVAAIEESGAPMVSIAGGEPLMHKEIDEIVRQLLDRNKIVFLCTNALLMPKHLHKFKPHRNFSWMVHIDGLKDRHDLSVNKEGGFEGAIEAIQLAKAAGFRVMTNTTFFSNDSPQNVIGVLDYLNDVVEVDNMQISPAYAYQKAPDQEHWLGVNETRELFAKAFANGRRRKWRLNHSPIFLDFLEGKRELACTAWGIPSYSLLGWQRPCYLLDDGYAATYKELIEETDWDAFGRGKDPRCANCMAHCGYEPTAVIATLGSLKESMRAAVGR encoded by the coding sequence ATGGGGATGCCATTCCGGCAGAGCGTTCGGCTGGGCCGCTACCTGTTGAAGCAGAAGCTGCTCCGCAAGGAGAAGTTCCCGCTGCTGGTGGAGCTCGAACCACTGTTCGCCTGCAACCTGAAGTGCGCGGGTTGCGGCAAGATCGAACAGCCTGCGGCGCTGCTCAAGAAGCGGATGCCGGTGGAGCAGGCGGTCGCCGCGATCGAGGAGAGCGGCGCGCCGATGGTCTCCATCGCGGGCGGCGAGCCGCTGATGCACAAGGAGATCGACGAGATCGTCCGGCAGCTGCTGGACCGCAACAAGATCGTGTTCCTGTGCACCAACGCGCTGCTGATGCCGAAGCACCTCCACAAGTTCAAGCCACACCGCAACTTCTCGTGGATGGTGCACATCGACGGCCTCAAGGACCGCCACGACCTCTCGGTCAACAAGGAGGGCGGGTTCGAGGGCGCGATCGAGGCCATCCAGCTGGCCAAGGCGGCCGGCTTCCGGGTGATGACCAACACGACGTTCTTCAGCAACGACTCGCCGCAGAACGTCATCGGCGTCCTCGACTACCTCAACGACGTGGTCGAGGTCGACAACATGCAGATCTCACCGGCGTACGCCTATCAGAAGGCGCCCGACCAGGAGCACTGGCTCGGGGTCAACGAGACCCGGGAGCTGTTCGCCAAGGCCTTCGCCAACGGCCGGCGGCGCAAGTGGCGGCTCAACCACTCGCCGATCTTCCTGGACTTCCTCGAGGGCAAGCGCGAGCTGGCCTGCACGGCGTGGGGCATCCCGTCCTACTCGCTGCTCGGCTGGCAGCGGCCGTGCTACCTGCTCGACGACGGCTACGCGGCCACCTACAAGGAGCTCATCGAGGAGACCGACTGGGACGCGTTCGGCCGGGGCAAGGACCCGCGCTGCGCGAACTGCATGGCCCACTGCGGCTACGAGCCGACGGCGGTGATCGCGACGCTCGGATCGCTCAAGGAGTCCATGCGGGCGGCCGTCGGGCGGTGA
- a CDS encoding 1-deoxy-D-xylulose-5-phosphate synthase gives MALLERIHCPADVRALPESALPELASEIRAALIETVTRTGGHLGPNLGVVELTIALHRVFDSPHDALVWDTGHQAYVHKMLTGRWAALDSLRQEGGLSGYPSRSESAHDIVENSHASTALSYADGLAKAFAIGGRPDRRVVAVVGDGSLTGGMAWEALNNIGAAPSRPVVVVLNDNGRSYAPTFGAVGRHLTSLRDGSAASVFEQLGLHYLGPVDGHDAAAVEVALRKARTLGTPTVVHCLTRKGLGHAPAEADEADRMHTVSPAGPSSGRSWTSVFGEEMVALGAARPDVVAISAAMLGPTGLQAFADAYPSRTFDVGIAEQHAVASAAGLATGGLHPVVCVYSTFLNRAFDQVLMDVALHRLPVTFVLDRAGITGSDGPSHHGMWDLSLLGMVPGMRVAAPRDGDQLRLLLREAVERRDGPAALRFPKASVGAALPAVGKLGTADVLRWGPAGDHRSPSAPGGAWRAASAAGGAPAVASDGAGSGAGPEPAFGGAPAPTSHASGSDAGPEPAFGGAPAPTSHGAGSGAGSGTTFGGGGEVRSGSERVRASAVAPWPDAVADGVLVLAVGPLGAAALAAADLLARDGVAVTVADPRWLLPVDPELVAAATAYRLVVTVEDNGAHGGYGDAVSRALRGAGAHVPVRSLALPQRFLAHGSRSAILKARGLDAESIAGAVRRELPLAK, from the coding sequence ATGGCCTTGCTGGAGCGCATCCACTGCCCGGCCGACGTGCGGGCGCTGCCGGAGTCCGCACTGCCGGAGCTGGCGTCCGAGATCCGGGCCGCGTTGATCGAGACGGTCACCCGTACCGGCGGCCATCTCGGTCCCAACCTCGGCGTGGTCGAGCTGACCATCGCGCTGCACCGGGTGTTCGACTCGCCGCACGACGCGCTGGTCTGGGACACCGGGCACCAGGCGTACGTCCACAAGATGCTCACCGGCCGCTGGGCCGCGCTCGACAGCCTGCGCCAGGAGGGCGGGCTGTCGGGCTACCCGTCGCGGTCGGAGAGCGCCCACGACATCGTCGAGAACTCACACGCCTCGACGGCGCTGTCCTACGCCGACGGGCTGGCCAAGGCGTTCGCCATCGGCGGCCGGCCCGACCGTCGCGTGGTGGCGGTGGTCGGAGACGGCTCGCTGACCGGTGGGATGGCGTGGGAGGCGCTCAACAACATCGGTGCGGCGCCGTCCCGGCCCGTGGTGGTGGTGCTGAACGACAACGGGCGGTCCTACGCGCCGACCTTCGGCGCCGTCGGGCGGCATCTGACGTCGTTGCGGGACGGGTCCGCCGCCTCGGTGTTCGAGCAGCTGGGACTGCACTACCTGGGGCCGGTCGACGGGCACGACGCGGCGGCGGTCGAGGTCGCGCTGCGCAAGGCCCGGACGCTCGGCACCCCGACGGTGGTGCACTGCCTGACCCGCAAGGGGCTCGGGCACGCGCCGGCGGAGGCCGACGAGGCCGACCGGATGCACACGGTCAGCCCGGCGGGGCCGTCCTCGGGGCGGTCCTGGACGTCGGTGTTCGGCGAGGAGATGGTCGCGCTGGGTGCGGCGCGGCCGGACGTCGTGGCGATCAGCGCGGCGATGCTCGGGCCGACGGGGCTGCAGGCGTTCGCGGACGCGTACCCGTCGCGGACCTTCGACGTGGGCATCGCCGAACAGCACGCGGTGGCGTCGGCGGCCGGGCTGGCCACCGGCGGCCTGCACCCGGTCGTGTGCGTCTACTCGACGTTCCTCAACCGGGCCTTCGACCAGGTGCTGATGGACGTGGCCCTGCACCGGCTGCCGGTGACGTTCGTGCTCGACCGGGCGGGCATCACCGGCAGCGACGGGCCCTCCCATCACGGGATGTGGGACCTGTCGCTGCTCGGGATGGTGCCCGGCATGCGGGTGGCGGCACCGCGCGACGGCGACCAGCTGCGGCTGCTGCTGCGGGAGGCGGTCGAGCGGCGCGACGGGCCGGCGGCGCTGCGCTTCCCGAAGGCGTCGGTGGGTGCGGCCCTGCCGGCGGTCGGGAAGCTCGGCACGGCCGACGTGCTGCGCTGGGGTCCGGCCGGTGACCACCGGTCACCCTCCGCGCCCGGCGGCGCCTGGCGAGCGGCTTCCGCCGCTGGCGGCGCTCCCGCTGTCGCCTCTGACGGCGCCGGCTCGGGCGCCGGACCGGAACCCGCCTTCGGCGGCGCTCCCGCACCCACCTCCCACGCCTCCGGCTCGGACGCCGGACCGGAACCCGCCTTCGGCGGCGCTCCCGCACCCACCTCCCACGGCGCCGGGTCGGGCGCCGGGTCGGGTACCACTTTCGGGGGCGGCGGCGAGGTGCGGTCCGGCAGCGAGCGGGTGCGGGCGTCCGCGGTCGCTCCGTGGCCCGATGCGGTCGCCGATGGTGTGCTCGTGTTGGCGGTCGGGCCGCTCGGGGCCGCGGCGTTGGCGGCGGCCGACCTGCTGGCGCGCGACGGGGTCGCGGTGACGGTGGCGGATCCGCGCTGGCTGTTGCCGGTGGATCCGGAGCTGGTCGCGGCGGCGACGGCGTACCGCCTGGTGGTGACGGTCGAGGACAACGGCGCGCACGGCGGCTATGGCGACGCGGTGTCGCGGGCGCTGCGCGGGGCCGGGGCGCACGTGCCGGTGCGTTCGCTGGCGCTGCCGCAGCGGTTCCTGGCCCACGGCTCGCGCAGCGCGATCTTGAAGGCGCGCGGTCTCGACGCGGAGAGCATCGCGGGTGCGGTGCGGCGGGAGCTGCCGCTGGCGAAGTGA
- a CDS encoding sugar phosphate isomerase/epimerase family protein → MARPITLFTGQWADLPFEEVCRLASEWGYDGLEIACWGDHFDVDKAVTDDGYVDRKRETLAKYNLQVFAISNHLVGQAVCDHPIDERHQDILPARIWGDGEPEGVRQRAADEIKNTARAAAKLGVKTVVGFTGSSIWHTVAMFPPVPASMIDKGYEDFANRFNPILDVFDEVGVRFAHEVHPSEIAYDYWTTKRTLEAIGNRPAFGLNWDPSHFVWQELDPVNFIFDFQDRIYHVDCKDAKVRTGDGRRGRLSSHLPWADLRRGWDFVSTGHGDVPWEDCFRALNAIGYDGPISIEWEDAGMDRLVGAPEALEFVRRLAFDAPSAAFDAAFSSKD, encoded by the coding sequence ATGGCGCGACCCATCACGCTCTTCACCGGCCAGTGGGCCGACCTGCCGTTCGAAGAGGTGTGCCGGCTGGCCTCCGAGTGGGGCTACGACGGGCTCGAGATCGCCTGCTGGGGCGACCACTTCGACGTCGACAAGGCGGTCACCGACGACGGCTACGTCGACCGCAAGCGCGAGACCCTGGCCAAATACAACCTGCAGGTGTTCGCGATCTCCAACCACCTGGTCGGCCAGGCGGTCTGCGACCACCCGATCGACGAGCGCCACCAGGACATCCTGCCCGCCCGCATCTGGGGCGACGGCGAGCCGGAGGGGGTCCGCCAGCGGGCCGCCGACGAGATCAAGAACACCGCGCGCGCGGCCGCCAAGCTCGGCGTCAAGACCGTCGTGGGCTTCACGGGGAGCTCGATCTGGCACACCGTGGCGATGTTCCCGCCCGTGCCGGCCAGCATGATCGACAAGGGCTACGAGGACTTCGCCAACCGGTTCAACCCGATTCTCGACGTGTTCGACGAGGTCGGGGTGCGGTTCGCGCACGAGGTGCACCCCAGCGAGATCGCGTACGACTACTGGACCACCAAGCGCACCCTCGAGGCGATCGGCAACCGGCCGGCGTTCGGGCTCAACTGGGACCCGTCGCACTTCGTGTGGCAGGAGCTCGACCCGGTGAACTTCATCTTCGACTTCCAGGACCGGATCTACCACGTCGACTGCAAGGACGCGAAGGTACGCACCGGCGACGGCCGCCGTGGCCGCCTCAGCTCGCACCTGCCGTGGGCCGACCTGCGGCGCGGCTGGGACTTCGTCTCGACCGGGCACGGCGACGTGCCGTGGGAGGACTGCTTCCGGGCCCTCAACGCCATCGGGTACGACGGCCCGATCTCGATCGAGTGGGAGGACGCGGGCATGGACCGGCTCGTCGGCGCCCCCGAGGCGCTCGAGTTCGTCCGCCGGCTGGCCTTCGACGCCCCGAGCGCGGCCTTCGACGCCGCGTTCTCCAGCAAGGACTAG
- a CDS encoding DUF559 domain-containing protein codes for MDRNLAVALASGGGVLHWVAGGPVPRWSIDDGCRSGRLIRLLPGVFVDAACAADVTVRRRAALAYAGGAALSHQTALAVWGLLSEPPAAPVHVTTGRGATIRSWDWLEVHREGWFARPEVVVRGGFPVSRIERALVQAWPSVRREPVIRAVNERLTTAGRLADLVSRTPRVAGRAELTGLLRLLAAGCRSELEIWGHDRVFTGPGMPPLARQVPVSLGARTVYLDLFAEAERVNFELDGASVHADPRQREIDLRRDAALAALGILVVRFSRRRLVSEPAEVRREALAILRRRGRQIW; via the coding sequence ATGGACCGCAATCTGGCCGTGGCACTCGCATCGGGCGGGGGCGTGCTGCATTGGGTCGCCGGCGGGCCTGTGCCCCGATGGTCGATCGACGACGGGTGCCGGTCGGGCCGCCTGATCCGCCTGCTGCCCGGCGTGTTCGTCGACGCGGCCTGCGCCGCCGACGTCACGGTGCGGCGACGGGCGGCGCTGGCCTACGCCGGCGGGGCGGCGCTGAGCCACCAGACAGCGCTCGCGGTCTGGGGACTGCTGAGCGAACCGCCCGCGGCGCCGGTGCACGTGACGACCGGGCGCGGGGCCACCATCCGGTCGTGGGATTGGCTGGAGGTCCACCGGGAGGGCTGGTTCGCGAGGCCGGAGGTCGTGGTGCGCGGCGGTTTCCCGGTGAGCCGGATCGAACGCGCGCTGGTTCAGGCATGGCCGAGCGTGCGGCGGGAGCCGGTCATCCGTGCGGTGAACGAGCGGCTGACGACCGCGGGCCGCCTGGCCGATCTCGTGTCCCGGACGCCGCGGGTCGCCGGGCGGGCCGAACTCACCGGGCTCCTGCGCCTCCTCGCCGCCGGGTGTCGCAGCGAGCTGGAGATCTGGGGCCACGACCGGGTGTTCACCGGCCCCGGCATGCCGCCACTGGCCCGGCAGGTGCCGGTCTCGCTCGGCGCCCGTACGGTCTATCTCGACCTCTTCGCAGAGGCGGAACGCGTCAACTTCGAGCTGGACGGCGCGTCGGTGCACGCCGACCCACGACAGCGCGAGATCGACTTGCGGCGCGACGCCGCCCTGGCGGCGTTGGGGATCCTGGTCGTCCGCTTCTCCCGGCGGCGCCTCGTGTCGGAGCCGGCCGAGGTGCGCCGGGAGGCTCTGGCCATCCTCCGCCGTCGGGGGCGCCAGATCTGGTGA
- a CDS encoding sigma-70 domain-containing protein, translating to MAQGIAHSVAWRLRRPELADEIWGEGLMLAVRDHDPRRGFLPGYLKARIRGLARSIIWGRMQSGVGTVLSEYGPMVRDAEEFLLQEFGRTPSEAEVAQYLDIPTATVNEVSRALHASQAAVSDNLEFLLHHAIDISSLDDMLVDDDRVLVSILRQLGEEVRELLYLHYLDKRPTRDIAQATGMAESDVIFKMRWAVSCLRSGLR from the coding sequence ATGGCCCAAGGCATCGCTCACTCGGTGGCGTGGCGGCTCCGGAGGCCGGAACTGGCCGACGAGATCTGGGGCGAGGGGTTGATGCTCGCCGTCCGCGACCACGATCCGCGGCGAGGATTCCTTCCTGGCTACCTGAAGGCGCGAATCCGTGGGCTCGCGCGCTCCATCATCTGGGGCAGGATGCAGTCTGGCGTGGGCACCGTCCTGAGCGAGTACGGGCCGATGGTCCGCGACGCCGAAGAGTTTCTGCTTCAAGAGTTCGGGCGAACTCCCAGCGAGGCGGAAGTCGCACAGTATCTGGACATTCCGACCGCGACAGTGAACGAGGTCTCTCGCGCGCTGCATGCAAGTCAGGCGGCCGTTTCCGACAACCTCGAGTTCCTGTTGCACCACGCGATCGACATCTCCTCGCTGGACGACATGCTGGTCGACGACGACCGTGTACTCGTCAGCATCCTCCGCCAGCTGGGAGAAGAGGTCAGAGAGCTGCTCTATCTCCACTACCTCGACAAACGGCCGACGCGCGACATCGCCCAGGCCACCGGCATGGCGGAAAGCGACGTGATCTTCAAAATGCGGTGGGCCGTGAGCTGCTTGCGGTCTGGTCTGCGATAG